The following DNA comes from Rhodanobacter sp. AS-Z3.
GGCCCTGCATGATCCCTTTATCGTTTGCCCAAAAGGGCCTCTGGTTCGTCAACAAGCTTGAAGGCCCAAGCGCTACATTCAATATTCCCTTCGCACTGAATCTCAACGGCCCGCTACGTGCGGAAGCACTGAAGGATGCTTTGATCGACCTGATCAGTCGCCACGAGGTGCTACGCACAGTTATTGAAGAGTTTCACGGTACCTCCGGACAGCATGTGCTTGATGTCTCGCAAGCGGGATTCTCATTTGACGTATTCGACGTCGATGACGCGTCACTAGAGCAAAGGCTGACCGAGGCAGCAGCGTATCGATTCGATCTCACACGCGAGATTCCTCTGCGCGCCACTTTGTATCGTCACGACAGCCATCGTTATACGCTCTTGCTGCTCACCCATCACATTGCCAGCGACGGTTGGTCATCGGCGCCACTGATGCGCGACCTCGCCTCAGCTTACAGCGCCCGCTGCAAAGACGAAGCACCCAGATGGGACCCGCTGCCGGTGCAGTATGCGGACTACGCTCTTTGGCAGCAGGAATGGATGGCCGAGGAGGGTGATCCAGACAGCGAAATTGCAAGGCAAATCGACTACTGGAAAAGTGCGCTCGCCGATCTCCCTGACGTTCTCGAGCTGCCCACGGATCGGCCCCGGCCGGCTTCGCCGACCCACCGCGGCAGTAGCACCAGCTTCATGCTTGACGCAAGCACGCATGAGCGCTTGACCGCGCTTGCACGACAGCACGGATGCACGCTATTCATGGTGCTGCATACTGCGGTCGCGGCGCTTATGACGCGGCTTGGCGCAGGATGTGACATCCCGCTTGGCAGTGCCTTCGCCGGGCGGGGCGAGGAAGCGCTCGATGACCTCATTGGCTGTTTTGTCAACGTGCTTGTGCTGCGCACCGATACATCCGGCGATCCGAGCTTCCGTACGCTGCTTATGCGGGTCCGCGATGCGGACCTGGCCGCCTATGCCAACAAGGATGTGCCGTTCGAGCGACTGGTAGAACTGCTCAATCCTTTCCGTTCCGCCGCCTATCACCCGCTGTTTCAGATAAAGCTGATGCTCGGCATCGGCGGTGATAGCGCCTTGCGCCTTGACGATGTCGACGTACATCCGCGTGCGATCGGTGGAGATAGCTCTCGTTGCGATCTCGGCTTCAATTTTAACGAACGCCGGACGCCAGATGGTGCGCCGAACGGCATCGATTGCCTGCTGGAATTTACCTTCGACCTGTTCGAAACGTCAACTGTAGCAACGATAGGAGAACGCCTTTTCCGTCTGCTCGAAACGGTGGCCATCAATCCAGAGAAGGCAATTGGATCGATAGATCTTGCCGGCAGCGATGAACATCGGCGCATCATGAAGGAATGGAACGCCACCGCGTGCGAGATCGCTGTGGCGCCGATGGGCGAACTTTTTACGCGTCGCGTCCGTGAACGACCGGACGCTGTCGCCATCACCTTTGAAGACACCGAGCTGACTTACGCCGCGCTGGACGCACAGGCGAATCGCCTTGCCAATCACCTCCGCAATCTGGGCGTGGGTCCTGATGTCTGCGTGGCGATCTGTCTGCCGCGCTCGCCGTCCCTGGTCGTCGCGATCCTGGCGGTGATCAAAGCTGGCGGCGCGTATGTTCCGCTGGATCCGGAATACCCCGCCGACCGTCTGGCTTTCATTCTGGAAGACACCATGGCGCCGGTACTGGTCACCGGGCAAGCGCTGGTGGAAACCTTGCCATCGCACTGGGGATGCCTGGTGCTGTTGGACAGCGACGCCGACGACATCGCGGCGTTTGCGGATACCGCTCCGGAAACGGGCGTATGCACGGACAATCTCGCCTACGTCATCCATACCTCCGGCTCGACCGGACAGCCTAAGGGCGTCGCGGTTACGCATCGCGGTGTCGGCAATCTTGCGCGCACACAGATCGAGACGTTTGCGGTCGGTACATCGTCGCGCGTTTTGCAATTCGCGTCGGCGAGTTTCGATGCTGCCTTCTGGGAACTGTGCATGGGCATTCTCACTGGCGCGCGTCTGGTCCTCGCGTCATCAGAGTCGATGCTTCCCGGCGATGCGCTTGCCGACCTGATCGCCAGACATGGCGTCACGCATGCCACGCTACCGCCTTCAGCACTGGCACTTATGCCGAGGGACGGCTTGCCCGAAGGCTTCGTGCTAGTAATGGCCGGCGAAGCCTGCCCACCGGCATTGATCGACCGGTGGATGCCGCGCGTTACGATATTCAACGCCTATGGCCCGACCGAGACGACTGTCTGCGCGACGATCGCACCCAGTTGCGTCGGCGGTGGACGCACCCCTATCGGCGGCCCGATCCGCAACTTCCGCACTTACGTTCTGGACGAACGGCTGCGTCCGGTTCCGGTCGGTGTGCCTGGCGAGCTGTATCTCGCCGGGCCCGGTCTCGCGCGTGGCTATGTGAATCGCCCAGGACCCACTGCCGAACGATTTGTCGCAGACCCGTTTGGCGAGCCGGGAACGCGCATGTATCGCAGCGGCGACCGCGCGCGCTGGCTCGCCAATGGGCAACTCGATTTTCTCGGACGTGTCGACCAGCAGGTCAAGTTGCGCGGGTTCCGCATCGAACTCGGCGAGATCGAAGCTGCGTTGATGGCGCATCAAGGCGTGCTGCACGCCGTAGCGGTGGTACGCGAAGACATTCCCGGTCACCGGCAAATCGTCGCCTATGTCGTGCCCGCCTTGGGGCAAAGCGTCGACATCTCAGCGGTCCGGGCCTCACTGGCGGGTCAGCTTCCCGAATACATGGTGCCGGCCGCCATCGTTGCTCTCGACGTGTTGCCGTTGTCACTCACCGGCAAACTCGATCGCAAGGCTCTGCCTGCGCCACGTTTTGAACGCGGCGATCGTCGGAAAGCGGGCAACGCTATCGAGCAGGAATTGGCGACACTATTTGCGGAGGTGCTGGCGTTGCCGGAGATTGGCATTGACGACAACTTCTTCGACTTCGGTGGCGACTCGATTCTTGCGCTACAGCTAAAGGCACGAGCTCAAACTATCGGTCTGGCGTTCGAATTGTCCACGTTGTTCGACCACCAGACGGTCGCAGCGCTAGCCAGCGTGGTCGTTGTCGTGTCCGGCGATACCGCGCCTGCACCGGCGGAACAGGCGGATGAGGACATGCCCGCCAACATGCCTGCGGGCGTCATTGACGCTTACCCAATCAGTCAGTTGCAGCTCGGTATGTTTTTCCATAGCGACTTTGAGGAGGCGACCACGCTCTATCACGCCGCCATGGGCTTTGTGGTGGAAACGCCTTACGACGCAAACGCCCTTCGGCGCAGCCTGGACGATCTGACCGCGCGTCATGAGCTGCTGCGTACCGCATTCGATCTGGAGTCATACAGCGAGCCGCTGCAACTGATTTATCGCAAGACCACCATCCCGCTGAGTGTGGACGATTTGCTGGGCCGCGCACGCGCCGAACAGGATGCTGCGCTTGCCGCGTGGTTTCACGCCGATGAGCGCCACGGTTTCGACAAACGCAAGGCGCCACTGTTTCGCGTGCATATACATCTGCTTGACGATGCACGCTTCCACCTCGCCATCAGTTGTCACCACGCCATCATGGATGGCTGGAGCGATGGCTGTCTGGTGACCGAACTTATGCAGCGCTATCACGCCCACGTCGATGGACGTTCCATCCCGGCCGAACCGCTGGCTGTCGCGTATCGGGAATACATTCGCCTCGAACGTGCCGCAATGAATTCCGAAGAGAGCCGCATGTTCTGGACCGACACGTTGCGCGGGCTGGACGCGCGGGCACCGCTGCATGGCACGCCCGCACAACCGTCAGCGGGGCACGCGATGTCGCACATCGCTATCGATCCTGCGTCGGGCGCGGCGGTGGTTGCACTGGCGAAGCGGCTGGGTGCGCCATTGAAGTCCATATTGCTCGCCGCGCACATGGCCGCACTGGGTGTTCTGTGCGGTACCCGGGATGTCGCTACGGCGCTCGTGACGAATGGCCGTCCTGAAGTGGCCGATGGCGAGAAGATGATCGGCTTGTTCCTGAATTCCGTGCCCTTCCGGCTGACGCTTGGCGAGTGCGACTGGACCAGGCTGATTCGTCGCACGATGGAACTTGAGCGCGACTTGTTGCCGCACCGTCGCTTCCCATTGCCGTTGATTCTCAAGCAGACGGGGTTGCGCGACTTCCTGCACGTGGTGTTCAACTACACGCATTTCCACGCTTACGACGAACTCGGCGACTTGAGTGACCGCGTGGCCGCGCAGGGCGGCGGCGGCAGCAACAGTTTTGGACTGCAAGTGAATTTCCGCCCAGATGGACATGGCATCGCTGGCTGGATAACTGGTCGCGGCATGCTTTACGACCACCCCACGCTGGACCGCTATGCCGATGTCTACGCACGCCTGTTGCGCGCGATGGTCGCGGATGCCGATCAGCCGCCACCACGCCTGAATCTGCTCGATGCGCGCGACAACGATATTTTGCGCGCATGGAACTCCGCGCCTCGCGCTCCCGAAGCGCCGCCGCTGGAATGGTTCGACCGGCAACACGCCCTGCATCCGCAAGCGCCGGCTGTCCGCGACGCGGAGGTCGAGCTGGATTACGCCACGCTCGACGCTCGCGCCAATCGTCTCGCCCGGCGTCTGATCGCCGCTGGCGTCGGCCCGGAACAACGTGTCGCCATTGCATTGCCGCGATCCGCTGCGACGATCGTGGCAGCGCTTGCGGTGATGAAGGCAGGCGCAGCATTCGTGCCGCTCGATCTTGCCTATCCCAGCGAACGGCTTGCCTTCATCCTGCATGACGCAAAGCCGGTACGGGTTATCTCCACGCGCGCGCTTGCCGACAAATTGCCCGTGCCGATTCCGCTGGTGGATGTGGCAGATTGCGATGACAACATCGTTCAAGTCGCAAGCAACGTCGTCCCGCAGCCGCCGCTGCGGGACGGACATCCCGCCTACGTGATCTATACCTCCGGCTCGACCGGCAAGCCCAAAGGCGTTGTGGTGTCGCACTCCGGCATCGCCAGCCTGGCGCAAACCATGGCCGATCGCTTCGGGATCGAAAAGCAATCGCGCGTCGTGCAACTGGCATCCAGCAGCTTCGACGCGTCGGTCATGGAAATGCTGATGGCATTGGCCTCAGGCGCGTGCCTGGTCGTGCCGCCGCCCGGTCCGCTGCTTGGCGAGGAACTGGCTCACTTCCTCGCGGAACGCGGTATTACGCATATGCTCATCTCGCCCTCTGCCTTGCAGACGGTCGACCCGGCGGCCCCCGGCTTGCCCACGACACTTGTCGTCGGCGGCGAAGCCTGCTCGCCGGAAACAGTGGCGCGGTATGCATCGGGGCGACGCATGTTCAACGCATACGGCCCCACCGAAATCACGATCTGCGCCAGCATCAGCGACCCGCTCGTCGCACCGAGCGCGCCGATCGGGCGTCCGGTGATCCATACCCGCCTACATGTACTCGACGACACGCTGCAGCCGGTCCCACCAGAAGCCGTGGGAGAACTCTATGTTGAAGGCGCGGGACTGGCACGCGGCTATCTCGGCCGTGCCGCGCTGACTGCTGAGTGCTTCATCGCCAATCCATTCGGCGCACCCGGCGAACGCATGTACCGCACTGGCGATCGGGTGCGATGGAATGCACACGGGCAACTGGAGTTTGTGGGCCGCGTCGACCAGCAGGTGAAGATTCGCGGATTCCGCATCGAGCCGGGCGAAATCGAAAGCGCGCTGATGAATCTTGGCCAGCTTCGCGCCGCGGCGGTCATCGTGCAGGAGACCGTAACGGGGCGACACCTGGTCGCCTACGTCGTGCCCGCCGCAAACGATCTGGATACTGCAGCACTTCGCCACGAGCTGGGAGGCATACTTCCTGAATACATGATTCCCGCCGTCATCATCGCGATGGAAGGACTGCCACTGACCGCCAACGGCAAGATGGACACGCGCGCACTGCCCGTTCCGCGCTTTGAGACTGCAGTGACCCAGGCGCCGCGTACGCCGGCGGAGGAGATGCTGGCGGCACTCTTTACCGAAGTACTGGATATCGAAGCTATCGACATCGATGACAGTTTCTTCGAGCGCGGTGGCGATTCGCTGCTGGCCATCCGCCTGATCGCGCGAGTGAATGCCACATTCGGCAAGCGATTAGCCATTGGTGCGCTCTACGCGCAGCCCAACGTTGCCGCCCTGGCCCATCTATTGAATCAGGGAGATATGAGCGAGCAGACGCCGCCTGCCGTGCTGCCGCTGCGCGTAAAGGGTGCAACTGCGCCGCTGTTCTGTTTGCCGCCCGCCGGTAACGTTAGCTGGTGCTATGCGGGGCTCGTTGCGCACGTGCGCAGCGACTGCCCCGTCTATGGGCTGGAAACGCCCGTCGGCGCCTATGCCGAGACCATCGACGATATCGCTGCCATCCATCTGGCGCGAATCCGCGAACTGCAGCCGCATGGGCCCTACCGGCTCACCGGTTGGTCCATTGGCGGCTTGCTTGCTCATGCTGTGGCGACCCGGTTGCAGGCAGCTGGTGAACAGGTGTCGTTGCTTGTGCTGCTCGACGCGTATCCATTCGAGGCCCTGTGCGAACTAACTGCTGCCGTAGAAGGACAGAGCGGCGCGGCCACGTCCGTCGCTGTTTCCCGACTGACGCAGCACGTAGGCACCGACGCGGTCGTTGTGCAGATGCTCGGCACACTGGAACACAGCGCCGCATTGGCCGCCACTTTCCGCCCTGCGACGTTTGATGGCGACATGGTGTTCATTCGCGCCGCCGACCCGCTGCGCAACACGCCGCTACCGACTGTCGACCTGTGGAAGAAACATATCTCCGGATCGCTGAAGCTGCACGACGTGCGTGCCGACCATTTCAGCTTGCTCGATCCGCCGCACCGCGCAGCCATTGGCGAATTGCTCGACCGCTATCTGGGCCAATGAGCATGCTGCATACGGTTTATCCGCACCGACTTTCGTTTACACCGTCCGGTGACATGCCCACACCGAACGGTCTCATGGAGAACGCATGAACACGACCGACACCGACCAGGTCTATCTGGCCAGCGACACCAAGCTCGAACCGCTCGTGTTCAACTGGTATGCTTGGAGTCATCTTGTTTCGCCCATCACGCTGGCCCTCAA
Coding sequences within:
- a CDS encoding non-ribosomal peptide synthetase, with amino-acid sequence MIPLSFAQKGLWFVNKLEGPSATFNIPFALNLNGPLRAEALKDALIDLISRHEVLRTVIEEFHGTSGQHVLDVSQAGFSFDVFDVDDASLEQRLTEAAAYRFDLTREIPLRATLYRHDSHRYTLLLLTHHIASDGWSSAPLMRDLASAYSARCKDEAPRWDPLPVQYADYALWQQEWMAEEGDPDSEIARQIDYWKSALADLPDVLELPTDRPRPASPTHRGSSTSFMLDASTHERLTALARQHGCTLFMVLHTAVAALMTRLGAGCDIPLGSAFAGRGEEALDDLIGCFVNVLVLRTDTSGDPSFRTLLMRVRDADLAAYANKDVPFERLVELLNPFRSAAYHPLFQIKLMLGIGGDSALRLDDVDVHPRAIGGDSSRCDLGFNFNERRTPDGAPNGIDCLLEFTFDLFETSTVATIGERLFRLLETVAINPEKAIGSIDLAGSDEHRRIMKEWNATACEIAVAPMGELFTRRVRERPDAVAITFEDTELTYAALDAQANRLANHLRNLGVGPDVCVAICLPRSPSLVVAILAVIKAGGAYVPLDPEYPADRLAFILEDTMAPVLVTGQALVETLPSHWGCLVLLDSDADDIAAFADTAPETGVCTDNLAYVIHTSGSTGQPKGVAVTHRGVGNLARTQIETFAVGTSSRVLQFASASFDAAFWELCMGILTGARLVLASSESMLPGDALADLIARHGVTHATLPPSALALMPRDGLPEGFVLVMAGEACPPALIDRWMPRVTIFNAYGPTETTVCATIAPSCVGGGRTPIGGPIRNFRTYVLDERLRPVPVGVPGELYLAGPGLARGYVNRPGPTAERFVADPFGEPGTRMYRSGDRARWLANGQLDFLGRVDQQVKLRGFRIELGEIEAALMAHQGVLHAVAVVREDIPGHRQIVAYVVPALGQSVDISAVRASLAGQLPEYMVPAAIVALDVLPLSLTGKLDRKALPAPRFERGDRRKAGNAIEQELATLFAEVLALPEIGIDDNFFDFGGDSILALQLKARAQTIGLAFELSTLFDHQTVAALASVVVVVSGDTAPAPAEQADEDMPANMPAGVIDAYPISQLQLGMFFHSDFEEATTLYHAAMGFVVETPYDANALRRSLDDLTARHELLRTAFDLESYSEPLQLIYRKTTIPLSVDDLLGRARAEQDAALAAWFHADERHGFDKRKAPLFRVHIHLLDDARFHLAISCHHAIMDGWSDGCLVTELMQRYHAHVDGRSIPAEPLAVAYREYIRLERAAMNSEESRMFWTDTLRGLDARAPLHGTPAQPSAGHAMSHIAIDPASGAAVVALAKRLGAPLKSILLAAHMAALGVLCGTRDVATALVTNGRPEVADGEKMIGLFLNSVPFRLTLGECDWTRLIRRTMELERDLLPHRRFPLPLILKQTGLRDFLHVVFNYTHFHAYDELGDLSDRVAAQGGGGSNSFGLQVNFRPDGHGIAGWITGRGMLYDHPTLDRYADVYARLLRAMVADADQPPPRLNLLDARDNDILRAWNSAPRAPEAPPLEWFDRQHALHPQAPAVRDAEVELDYATLDARANRLARRLIAAGVGPEQRVAIALPRSAATIVAALAVMKAGAAFVPLDLAYPSERLAFILHDAKPVRVISTRALADKLPVPIPLVDVADCDDNIVQVASNVVPQPPLRDGHPAYVIYTSGSTGKPKGVVVSHSGIASLAQTMADRFGIEKQSRVVQLASSSFDASVMEMLMALASGACLVVPPPGPLLGEELAHFLAERGITHMLISPSALQTVDPAAPGLPTTLVVGGEACSPETVARYASGRRMFNAYGPTEITICASISDPLVAPSAPIGRPVIHTRLHVLDDTLQPVPPEAVGELYVEGAGLARGYLGRAALTAECFIANPFGAPGERMYRTGDRVRWNAHGQLEFVGRVDQQVKIRGFRIEPGEIESALMNLGQLRAAAVIVQETVTGRHLVAYVVPAANDLDTAALRHELGGILPEYMIPAVIIAMEGLPLTANGKMDTRALPVPRFETAVTQAPRTPAEEMLAALFTEVLDIEAIDIDDSFFERGGDSLLAIRLIARVNATFGKRLAIGALYAQPNVAALAHLLNQGDMSEQTPPAVLPLRVKGATAPLFCLPPAGNVSWCYAGLVAHVRSDCPVYGLETPVGAYAETIDDIAAIHLARIRELQPHGPYRLTGWSIGGLLAHAVATRLQAAGEQVSLLVLLDAYPFEALCELTAAVEGQSGAATSVAVSRLTQHVGTDAVVVQMLGTLEHSAALAATFRPATFDGDMVFIRAADPLRNTPLPTVDLWKKHISGSLKLHDVRADHFSLLDPPHRAAIGELLDRYLGQ